Proteins from one Mustela erminea isolate mMusErm1 chromosome 20, mMusErm1.Pri, whole genome shotgun sequence genomic window:
- the NDE1 gene encoding nuclear distribution protein nudE homolog 1 isoform X1: protein MEESGKTFSSGEEEANYWKDMAMTYKQRAENTQEELREFQEGSREYEAELETQLQQIETRNRDLLSENNRLRMELETIKEKLETQHSEGYRQISALEDDLAQTKAIKDQLQKYIRELEQANDDLERAKRATIMSLEDFEQRLNQAIERNAFLESELDEKENLLESVQRLKDEARDLRQELAVQQKQEKPRTPMPSSVETERTDTAVQATGSVPSTPVAHRAPGASLNMPGTFRRGLDDSTGGTPLTPAARISALNIVGDLLRKVGALESKLASCRNFVYDQSPNRTSGPASGRGSRHRDAGERQPSSTGVPLGDKGLGKRLEFGKPPSNTSSPSLPSAQGVVKMLL, encoded by the exons ATGGAGGAGTCAGGAAAGACTTTCAGCTCTGGGGAGGAAGAGGCAAACTACTGGAAAGATATGGCTATGACCTACAAGCAAAG GGCAGAGAACACGCAGGAGGAGCTCCGAGAATTCCAGGAGGGCAGCCGGGAATATGAAGCCGAACTGGAGACGCAGCTGCAGCAGATCGAAACCAGGAACAGGGACCTCCTGTCAGAAAATAACCGTCTCCGCATGGAGCTGGAGACCATCAAG GAGAAGTTGGAAACGCAGCACTCGGAAGGCTACCGGCAGATCTCAGCCTTGGAGGACGACCTTGCCCAGACCAAAGCAATTAAGGATCAACTTCAGAAATACATCCGAGAGCTGGAGCAAGCAAACGATGACTTGGAAAGAGCAAAACG GGCCACAATCATGTCTCTGGAAGACTTTGAGCAGCGTTTGAATCAAGCCATTGAAAGAAATGCCTTCCTGGAGAGCGAACTGGACGAGAAGGAGAATCTCCTAGAATCTGTTCAGCGGCTGAAGGATGAAGCCAGAG ATTTGCGGCAGGAGTTGGCCGTgcagcagaagcaggagaagccCAGGACCCCCATGCCCAGCTCAGTGGAGACCGAAAGGACGGACACAGCCGTGCAGGCCACTGGCTCCGTGCCGTCCACACCTGTGGCTCATCGGGCACCCGGCGCTAGCTTAAACATGCCGGGGACGTTCAGACGCG GTCTGGACGACTCCACGGGTGGGACCCCCCTCACTCCTGCAGCACGGATATCGGCCCTCAACATTGTGGGAGACCTGCTTCGGAAAGTAGGG GCCCTGGAGTCGAAGCTTGCGTCCTGCCGGAACTTCGTGTATGATCAGTCCCCAAACCGAACGAGTGGCCCAGCCTCGGGACGGGGGAGCAGGCACAGAGATGCCGGTGAGAGACAGCCGAGCAGCACCGGTGTGCCTCTGGGTGACAAAGG GTTGGGAAAACGCCTGGAGTTTGGGAAGCCGCCTTCAAATACTTCCTCACCGTCGCTGCCGTCAGCCCAGGGTGTAGTCAAGATGTTGCTTTAG
- the NDE1 gene encoding nuclear distribution protein nudE homolog 1 isoform X2 codes for MEESGKTFSSGEEEANYWKDMAMTYKQRAENTQEELREFQEGSREYEAELETQLQQIETRNRDLLSENNRLRMELETIKEKLETQHSEGYRQISALEDDLAQTKAIKDQLQKYIRELEQANDDLERAKRATIMSLEDFEQRLNQAIERNAFLESELDEKENLLESVQRLKDEARDLRQELAVQQKQEKPRTPMPSSVETERTDTAVQATGSVPSTPVAHRAPGASLNMPGTFRRGLDDSTGGTPLTPAARISALNIVGDLLRKVGALESKLASCRNFVYDQSPNRTSGPASGRGSRHRDAGERQPSSTGVPLGDKGTEK; via the exons ATGGAGGAGTCAGGAAAGACTTTCAGCTCTGGGGAGGAAGAGGCAAACTACTGGAAAGATATGGCTATGACCTACAAGCAAAG GGCAGAGAACACGCAGGAGGAGCTCCGAGAATTCCAGGAGGGCAGCCGGGAATATGAAGCCGAACTGGAGACGCAGCTGCAGCAGATCGAAACCAGGAACAGGGACCTCCTGTCAGAAAATAACCGTCTCCGCATGGAGCTGGAGACCATCAAG GAGAAGTTGGAAACGCAGCACTCGGAAGGCTACCGGCAGATCTCAGCCTTGGAGGACGACCTTGCCCAGACCAAAGCAATTAAGGATCAACTTCAGAAATACATCCGAGAGCTGGAGCAAGCAAACGATGACTTGGAAAGAGCAAAACG GGCCACAATCATGTCTCTGGAAGACTTTGAGCAGCGTTTGAATCAAGCCATTGAAAGAAATGCCTTCCTGGAGAGCGAACTGGACGAGAAGGAGAATCTCCTAGAATCTGTTCAGCGGCTGAAGGATGAAGCCAGAG ATTTGCGGCAGGAGTTGGCCGTgcagcagaagcaggagaagccCAGGACCCCCATGCCCAGCTCAGTGGAGACCGAAAGGACGGACACAGCCGTGCAGGCCACTGGCTCCGTGCCGTCCACACCTGTGGCTCATCGGGCACCCGGCGCTAGCTTAAACATGCCGGGGACGTTCAGACGCG GTCTGGACGACTCCACGGGTGGGACCCCCCTCACTCCTGCAGCACGGATATCGGCCCTCAACATTGTGGGAGACCTGCTTCGGAAAGTAGGG GCCCTGGAGTCGAAGCTTGCGTCCTGCCGGAACTTCGTGTATGATCAGTCCCCAAACCGAACGAGTGGCCCAGCCTCGGGACGGGGGAGCAGGCACAGAGATGCCGGTGAGAGACAGCCGAGCAGCACCGGTGTGCCTCTGGGTGACAAAGG GACAGAAAAATGA